The genome window ATGATGTTCAAATATCAGTCAATGTCTCCCCAAGGCAGTTTTACGATTCAGAACTCGTTGATACATTTAAGCGGATGGTAGAGACCTATGATATCGATCCCTCAGATCTTAAGATTGAATTAACTGAAAATAGTCTCATTGATAATCCGGTGAATGCCATCAAGAAGTTAAATCAGCTTAGAGAAGCGGGTTTTCACATTTCACTCGATGATTTTGGAACGGGGTATTCTTCACTGAATTATCTCAAGGACCTCCCGGTTGATACGGTCAAAATTGATAAATCATTTATCAACAAGATTGATAATAATCAATTGGATCAATCTATTTTGAAGGGTATCCTCTACTTTATCAGAGAATTAAACTATGATCTTATCGTAGAAGGTGTTGAAACTCTGGAGCAGTTGAAGAGTCTGGTGGAAATGGGATGCCGCTCATTTCAGGGGTATTTCTTTTCTTCAGCTCTTTCAGAGAGTGACTTTATCAAATATAGAAAAAAAATTCTTGGTAAAAAATTCAACATAACCACCTGGAACTTACCTTAAGAATTGTGCTTTAGAACAATGGTTTCAAGTTGATGGGACAAGATTTTTGAGATTCTCAGATAGGACTCTCTATTCAAATGTATATTATCAATAAATATATTTTCTTCCATACTAAAGACATCATAAATATTGAGAAGAGGATAGCCTTTTTGTGATGTATAGGAGACCAGGGCCGGTATAATTGCAGATCTTACTTTTCCGTCATCAATGCCAAATAGATTAATGCCACTCGGTGGAGGAGTCATAACAACAACACTGGCACCTTGAGAGCTCAATGTCTTGATAATATTATTCAACCCTTGGATATAGGCTTCAGTAGAAGTCCAGTTTTCCTCTTTTGAATCATTACTGCCCAACATGACAACCAAAATATCGGGATTCCAATTCAAAATTTGATCATAGGGTTGATTCAAATAATAATCTTCTGATGATTCTACCGCACAGGCTCCGTTAATACCAAAATTCATGACCTCAAACCCTGGAGGCAGGAGTTTCTCTAATTGAGCCGGATAACTATTAACTCCTCTAAAAAACAAACCATACCCGTATGTGAGGCTATCTCCAATACAGGCTATTTTAATGGCACTTGCTTTTGCTGTAGAAGCAGAAATACCCGAGACTGAGAGTATGGATGTCAGATAAAAGAAAATAATCCGTCTGAAATTAGTCATTCTCATGATTATAATGTATCTTATTGCTAATGTTCAATTGCTGATGAGGAGAGTCTACAATATGGGATTTGCGAAAGAAATGAATCCGGAAGTGCTGCAGCATTTACAACTCCTGGCGGGAAAAGACAAGACCCTGGATGAAAACTATCTCAAGGATTTAATCAAGGCATGGCAGAAGAAAGAGCGAACATTTATGAAACAGGTTCGCTCTTATCATATGACCATCGAATCGGAAATTCCCTCACAGGAGAGCCGAGCCTTTATAGTCTTAACCTTTTCAGGGTCAATATTGGGAGTGGGTCCCAGCCAAAGCAATGGTTCAAGGCAGGTCATTTATGCCAGTGTCGGCTTACGCAAGGAAGTCCCTGAAAAGCTCCTGGAAGACAATATCACTTTAAATAGTCCTGTAAAACTGGATAAGGAAGTCCTTTTTAAGGGAGGAACTCTCCAAAAAAGTTCACCTGTGTATAAGATTGCTCTTATGAAGGAGGCGCTTCCCCAAACACAAACACGTCAACTTAAAGATGCGACACAGATCATGACGAAAGAATTTGTAAGCATCAACAATACGATCATACCGGAATAAATGATGAATCCACTCAATTACGACCAATTGCTCAGTGAATTGATAAGAATAGAAAAAGCTCAGTCGCCTGATCCATTAGAAAGTCTTAGCGAAAATTTGAGTCTTGCAGTGACAAGTTTAAACTCTCAAAACCCTCTCATTAGACCCCAAGATAGCTTGGGACGGGGAGGAGGCCTCATCTTTTTGAATACAGAGCTTCCTTTGCTCATATTGCCCGATCTCCATGCCAGAAAGGATTTTCTTTTAAAAGTGCTCCTCTCAGAAATGATGAGTGGTGGCACCGTCCTGGAATGGCTGCGGGATAAAAGGATTCAGATTCTGTGCGTCGGCGATGGTTTCCATGCTGAAAAAAGGGCCCACAAGCGCTGGGTCAAGAGCCTGGATGAGTATAAAACGAACTATCGAAGACATAAAAACATGGACAAGGAAATGGCGGAGAGCCTGGGATTGATGCAGATGATCATGCTTTTACAGTCTTTTTTTCCCGATCACTTCTTTTTTCTCAAGGGAAACCATGAAAATATCCTGAATGAAGAGGGCCGTGGGAATCATCCCTTTGGAAAGTTTGTGTATGAAGGTGAGATGGTGAAATCCTGGACCGAAAAGTTTTTGGGAAAATCATTCCTTTATGCCTATTCGGAATACGAACATTCACTACCGTTTATGGCGTTGGCCAACAATCTGATCATCTCTCATGCAGAACCAAGAGAGTACTATTCACCTGAAGAGATTATTGAAATACATGAATATGAGAACATCAAACTTGGATTGACCTGGACTGCTAATAATCAGGCAGATGAAGACTCGGTCTCTTCCATCCTGGATGATTATTCTCGCCGTTTTAATCGGGACTTCACTCATTATATAGGAGGTCATAGAACGATAAACACACTCTACAACCTCCGGGCATCAGGCAGATTTGTACAGATTCATAATCCTATGATAAGGGTAGTATTGATCACCGACCAGCAGGAGAGATTCAATCCAGATAAAAACATTTCAGATCTAGACACCTTAAGGAGCCTGCCCCTATGAGCCGTATCCCTTCAAAAATTGGAAAATATGAAATCGAAGATAAAATTGCAGAAGGAGGAATGGGGGCGGTTTTCAAAGGAACTCATCCAACGCTGGATCGTCCGGTTGTACTGAAAAAACTCATGATGAGCACCAATGAGCATCTGATTGAAAGGTTTCGTAGAGAAGCAAAAATCATGATGGAGTTCAGCAATGAGAATATAGTCCGGGTCTATGATCATTTTAAAAATGCCTCAGCCTATTACATAGTCCAGGAATTGGTGGATGGTAAATCTGTTGATGTCATTTTAAAAAAAGAGCGATACCTTCGATACGATGAAGCCCTTTATATCTTTTACTATGCCTGCAAAGCCTTGGATTATGCTCATAAGAATCAGGTTGTCCACCGGGATATAAAACCGGCCAACATCCTCGTTTCCAAGGGAGGAGAAATCAAACTTGTAGACTTTGGAATCGCCCAGTCTGATGAGGAAGAGGAATCTTTAACAAAAGAGGGTATGGCCCTAGGAACCCCCTCCTATATGGCTCCTGAACAATACGACGACTCTAGAAATGTGACGTTCAAGGCAGACATTTACTCCCTTGGCATCATGCTTTATGAAATGGTTACAGGCAAAAAGCCCTATCCCGGCAAGATGAATCCAGACACTCTGATGAAAATACACAAGGGCAAATTCGTGCCTCCCAGGAAAATAAATCCAACACTCCCTTCGGGAATCAACTGGTATATTCGAAAATGTATACAGGCGAAACCTCAAAAGAGAGCTGCATCGGTTTCTCTTCTGCTGTCGAAACTCGAAAAATGGTTTCAATCAACCGACATAGAAAGGATCAAAAATGACTTGATTAGAATTGTTAATGATCAGGAAAGAGTTCCTCATAAATCTGTTAGGAAGAACAAGGTTTTTAAGTGGTACACCCTGGTAGTTCTTTTGTTTCTTATTTCAGCAGGCGGGTATTATCTATATAGCACGGGATTTCATTATAGAACGATTTTTGCTTCTCGGTATGGCGGATTCCATTTGACACAAAAGATTGCTTCCCCCTTGAATCCCATAGAGAACTATCGGATCGAAACCATTGTATTCAAGGATGCAGGGGGAAGGATATCTGATGAGAAAGCGAAAACCCTCTTGTATGGAGTGGATAAAAAACTGGACGACGGCTCAATCATGATTCAGTCACCCGATGTCTTCCTGCCTCCGGGCTCTTACTGGCTAAAAACATCGATCAATGAAAAAGTATACTGGCAGAATATATTCATTCCCCCTTTTAGTAATGCCTTCATGAACCTGAAGCCAGCTCCAGTGATGACCTTCGTCCTTGACTGGCCCGTAGAAAAGCCTAAACCTCTGAACCTTCAGATGGATGTCCGCAGCAGGTATGACGGGCGAAACTTGAATGATTATGCGCTTTTGACAGTAGAAATAAACCACCAGTTCGTTCCACTCGATGACTTAGAGCAAAAACTGATGACAGGGAAAAGTTATAATTTCAAAGTAGAAGTAGAAGGCTATTATCCGCAGATATATGACCTAGGGATTAAGATTCATCAGGATCAATTGATTCTAAATCCGAGAATGATACCCAAAGAAGGTTTTATCAGACTGAAGAGCTCTCAGGATTTGTCCGCATCGCTCAAGATTCTCATAGATGACAAAGATGTGATTATCCCGGGGGGTCTCTCTTCTGAAATGATCAGTACCTCAGAACTGACCGGTTTAAAAAAGATTCCCTTAACCCCGGGAACTTATACTTTTGAATTCCAAGCGGGTAAAATACATAAGACCAAAGATGTCACCATAAGAATTGGAGAAGAAACGGTCTTAACACTGGAACTCAATACAGAAAAAAAGAAGATAAACAATTTACTAATCAAGGAGTAAACTTATGAATTCAAGCGGTAGATATGTTGTAG of Oceanispirochaeta crateris contains these proteins:
- a CDS encoding SGNH/GDSL hydrolase family protein, with translation MTNFRRIIFFYLTSILSVSGISASTAKASAIKIACIGDSLTYGYGLFFRGVNSYPAQLEKLLPPGFEVMNFGINGACAVESSEDYYLNQPYDQILNWNPDILVVMLGSNDSKEENWTSTEAYIQGLNNIIKTLSSQGASVVVMTPPPSGINLFGIDDGKVRSAIIPALVSYTSQKGYPLLNIYDVFSMEENIFIDNIHLNRESYLRISKILSHQLETIVLKHNS
- a CDS encoding serine/threonine-protein kinase gives rise to the protein MSRIPSKIGKYEIEDKIAEGGMGAVFKGTHPTLDRPVVLKKLMMSTNEHLIERFRREAKIMMEFSNENIVRVYDHFKNASAYYIVQELVDGKSVDVILKKERYLRYDEALYIFYYACKALDYAHKNQVVHRDIKPANILVSKGGEIKLVDFGIAQSDEEEESLTKEGMALGTPSYMAPEQYDDSRNVTFKADIYSLGIMLYEMVTGKKPYPGKMNPDTLMKIHKGKFVPPRKINPTLPSGINWYIRKCIQAKPQKRAASVSLLLSKLEKWFQSTDIERIKNDLIRIVNDQERVPHKSVRKNKVFKWYTLVVLLFLISAGGYYLYSTGFHYRTIFASRYGGFHLTQKIASPLNPIENYRIETIVFKDAGGRISDEKAKTLLYGVDKKLDDGSIMIQSPDVFLPPGSYWLKTSINEKVYWQNIFIPPFSNAFMNLKPAPVMTFVLDWPVEKPKPLNLQMDVRSRYDGRNLNDYALLTVEINHQFVPLDDLEQKLMTGKSYNFKVEVEGYYPQIYDLGIKIHQDQLILNPRMIPKEGFIRLKSSQDLSASLKILIDDKDVIIPGGLSSEMISTSELTGLKKIPLTPGTYTFEFQAGKIHKTKDVTIRIGEETVLTLELNTEKKKINNLLIKE
- a CDS encoding metallophosphoesterase; this encodes MMNPLNYDQLLSELIRIEKAQSPDPLESLSENLSLAVTSLNSQNPLIRPQDSLGRGGGLIFLNTELPLLILPDLHARKDFLLKVLLSEMMSGGTVLEWLRDKRIQILCVGDGFHAEKRAHKRWVKSLDEYKTNYRRHKNMDKEMAESLGLMQMIMLLQSFFPDHFFFLKGNHENILNEEGRGNHPFGKFVYEGEMVKSWTEKFLGKSFLYAYSEYEHSLPFMALANNLIISHAEPREYYSPEEIIEIHEYENIKLGLTWTANNQADEDSVSSILDDYSRRFNRDFTHYIGGHRTINTLYNLRASGRFVQIHNPMIRVVLITDQQERFNPDKNISDLDTLRSLPL